The sequence ACCCGCGCGCGAAGGAGGCCTGAGATGGCCGGTGCTGGTCTCGCGAGTCGCCTCTACCGTGGTGAGGCCGGTCTCGACATTGTCGGCCGTCGCAGGGTGTGGTTCAGCGTCGCTGGGGCGCTGGCCCTGATCTCGGTGCTGAGCTTCGCGTTCCTCCGGTTCGACCTCGGTATCGAGTTCGCCGGCGGCAACTCGATCCAGGTGCCCGCCAGCGTCGGCACCCTGGAGCAGGCCGAGGAGGCGGTTGACGCCGCGCTGGCCGCGGAGGGCGGCGGAGCGGAGGTGGTCACCGCGCAGAAGGTCGGCGGTACCGGTGACGACTTCTACGAGATGCGTACCTCGCAGCTCAGCGCGGAGCAGGCCAACGCGGTCAAGGCGGCGGTAGCCCAGGAGTTCGGCCTCCCGGTCAGCGACGTCGGCGGCGAGCAGGTCAGCCAGGCCTGGGGCAGCCAGGTCACCGAGCGGGCGGTGCTCGGTCTGGTGATCTTCCTCGTGCTGGTGATGGTCTACCTGGTGCTGCGCTTCGAGTGGCGGATGGCGGTCGGCGCGGTCAGCTCCCTGCTGATGAACCTGGTTCTCAGTGCCGGCATCTACTCACTGGTCGGCTTCGAGGTGACCCCGTCGACCGTGATCGGCTTCCTCACCATTCTGGGCTTCGCGCTCTACGACGTGGTGGTGGTCTTCGACAAGGTCCAGGAGAACACCCGCGGCATCACCGCGAACAACAACCAGACGTACGGCGAGGCGGCCAACCTGGCGATCAACCAGAGCCTGATGCGGTCGCTGAACACCTCGATCGTGGCCCTACTCCCGGTCGGCGGCCTGCTGTTCATCGGAGCCGGCTTCTTCGGCGCCGGCACCCTGAAGGACCTCGGCCTGGTGCTGTTCGTCGGGATGGCGGTGGCGTTCTTCTCCTCGATCACCCTGGCCACCCCGCTGCTGGTGCTGCTGAAGAACCGGGAGCCGCGGATCCAGGCGCACAACAAGCGGGTGCTGACCCGCCGCGCGGCGCTGGAGCGCGGCGAGGGCTCGGCGAAGAACGCGCCGCAGCCGACGGAGAGCGCCGACGAGGAGATCGACCCGGAGGCGACGGCCCTCGCCGGTGCGGCACCGAAGGTGGGGGCACGGCCGGCCGGTAAGCGGCCGACCGGCGCGCGCGGTGGGCGATCCGCCGGCGGTGGCAACCGTCCGGGCGGCAAGCGGCGCTGACGCGCCGGTAGAGCGGAACGACGGCGTCCTTCAGGCTGCGCGAGCGGCGTGAAGGACGCCGTCGCCGGAACAAGGGAGCGGAGCTGCATGACAGAGACCCACACCACCGGGGTACGGGGGGACAGCGGCCGGGAGACCGCCGAACTCGTGGCCAGCCGGGTGCTGGACGTACCGGACTTCCCGAAGCCTGGCGTCATGTTCAAGGACCTGATGCCGCTCTTTTCCGACGGTGACGCCTTTCGCGAGGTCATTGACGACATCGTGCGCTACCACGGGCGGGACTCGTTCGACACCGTGGTCGGGATCGAGGCCCGTGGGTTCGTGGTCGCGGCAGCGATCGCGTACGCTGCCGGCGTCGGCGTGGTGCCGGTGCGCAAGGCGGGCAAGCTGCCCCGGGTGGCCTACTCGGCGTCGTACGCGCTGGAATACGGTGAGGCCACCCTGGAGGTGCACCAGGACGCGTTCACGGCCGGGCACCGGGTGCTGGTGGTAGACGACGTACTCGCCACGGGCGGCACCGCCGAGGCGACCCTCGATCTGGTCGAGCGGGCCGGCGGTACGGTGGCAGGCTTCACCGTCCTGCTGGAGTTGGGCTTCCTGGGCGGTCGCGAGCGGTTGACGCCGCGCCCGGTCCATGCCCTGTTGACCGTTTGATCGTCTGGTCGGGTGGATGACGCCATCGCGGCCCGGGTCGGCGAGACGGCGGCGCACCCCGAGTGCGGGTAGCATTGCCACTTGCTGACCGGGCGCGTGGATGCCGGCGTCGACAACGCCGGCCGGTGCGGCCGGTTGAATCCGACGCCGGCCGCCTGGCCGGCGCGTCCGGCGAGCGGTGAGGAGGCCGGTGTCTCACGATGTCGCCCCTCCGGTGGAGGGCACGGTGCACCCGACAGGCGACGGCTCGGTGACCGACCGCGGTGGTGGCTCCCGTTCCGAGGTAGGTCCTGGTGGTGACGCCGGGGTAACGGACGCCAGCCGCACCAGCCCGGACGCGGGGAGCGAGGGGGCGGTCGTCCCGAAGCGGGGTGATCTCTCGCCCGAGACCGCTCTCAGCGGTGGGTTCGCGCTCTCCAGCGCGCCGACGGGGCGACGGGTGCGGGCTCGGCTGGCCCGGTTCAATGCGCCCTGGCAGTCCTCGCAGGTCAGCGAGGTGCTGGAGCCGCTGATCTCGAGTCATCGGGAGAATCACCCGAAGGCCGACGCGCGGCTGTTGCAACGCGCCTTCGACACGGCGGCCCGCTGGCACTCCGGCCAGTACCGTAAGTCCGGCGACCCCTACATCACCCACCCGCTCGCGGTGGCCACCATCCTGGCCAATCTGGGAATGGATACCACCACGCTGGTCGCGGCGCTGCTGCACGACACGATCGAGGACACCGAGTACACGCTTGACCAGATGCGGGCCGACTTCGGCGGTGAGGTGGCGCTGCTGGTTGACGGGGTGACCAAGCTCGACAAGGTCAAGCTGGGCGACGCGGCGAAGGCGGAGACGATTCGCAAGATGGTCGTCGCCATGGCGAAGGACCCGCGGGTCCTGGTGATCAAGCTGGCCGACCGGCTGCACAACATGCGTACCCTGATCTTCCTGCCGCGGCCGAAGCAGGAGCAGAAGGCCAAGGAGACGCTGGAGATCCTGGCCCCACTGGCACATCGCCTGGGAATGAACACGATCAAGTGGGAGCTGGAGGATCTGGCCTTCGGAACCCTGTTCCCGAAGCGGTTCGAGGAGATCAACCGACTGATCGGGGAGCACCAGCCGCAGCGGGAGGCGCTGCTGCGGCAGGTGACCAGGAAGGTCGGCACCGACCTGAAGTCAGCCAAGATCAGGGCGGAGGTGACCGGTCGGCCGAAGCACCTGTACTCGATCTACCAGAAGATGATCGTGCGGGGGCGGGATTTCAACGACATCTACGACCTGGTGGGTGTGCGGATCCTGGTCGACACGGTGCGGGACTGCTATGCGGCGTTGGGTGTGATTCACGCGAACTGGCAGCCGGTGCCGGGCCGGTTCAAGGACTACATCGCGATGCCGAAGTTCAACATGTACCAGTCGTTGCACACGACGGTGATCGGGCCCACCGGCAAGCCGGTGGAGATGCAGATCCGCACGTACGCGATGCACCGTACCGCCGAGTTCGGTATCGCCGCGCACTGGAAGTACAAGGAGCACAAGGGCACCCAGATCGTCGGCCCGCCGGCGCACATCGATGAGATGACCTGGCTGCGGCAGCTGCTGGACTGGCAGCGGGAGGCGGCCGACCCGAGCGAGTTCCTGGACGCGCTGCGCTTCGACCTGTCCAGCCAGGAGGTGTACGTCTTCACCCCGAAGGGTGACGTCTTTCCGTTGCCGACAGGGTCGACGCCGGTGGACTTCGCGTACGCGGTGCACACCGAGGTGGGACACAAGTGCATCGGGGCGCGGGTCAACGGCAAGCTGGTGCCGTTGGAGTCGACGCTGTCCAACGGCGATGTGATCGAGATCTTCACCTCGAAGTCGGAGACGGCCGGCCCGACCCAGGACTGGCTGGGGTTCGTCAAGAGCCCGCGGGCGCGTACGAAGATTCGGCAGTACTTCAACAAGGAGCGGCGCGAGGAGGCGATCGAGGCCGGCAAGGACGCGATCGTCAAGGCGATGCGCAAGCAGGGCATGCCGCTGCAGCGGATGCTCAGCTCCGACAACCTGATGGCGATCGCCCGGGATCTGCACCTGGCCGATGTCGCCTCGCTCTACGCGGCGGTCGGTGACAGCCACGTCTCCGCTCAGTCGGTGGTGCAGAAGCTGATGGCCTCCTACGGCGGCGAGGAGGGCGCGGTCGAGGACATCGCCGAGACCGCCGTGGCCACTCGTCCGCCGCGGAGCCGGGCCAGCAGCAACGACCCGGGGGTCGTCGTCCGGGGCGTCAGCGATGTGTGGATCAAGCTGGCCCGTTGCTGCACCCCGGTTCCGCCGGATACGGTTTTCGGGTTTGTCACCCGCTCCGGCGGGGTGAGCGTGCACCGGGACGACTGCGCCAACGCCGAGGACCTCAAGGCACAGGGGGAGCGGGTCGTGGAGGTGGGCTGGAAGCTCACCAGCGCGTCGACCTTCCTCGTCGCCATCCAGGTCGAGGCGCTCGACCGGCACAAGCTGCTCACCGACGTGACCCTGGTGCTCTCCGACGAGCGGGTCAACATCCTCTCGGCGACCGTGACGACCACGCGGGACCGGGTGGCGGTGAGCCGGTTCAGCTTCGAGATGGCCGATCCCAAGCACTTGGGGCACCTGTTGGCCGCAGTGCGTAAGGTCGACGGTGTCTTCGACGCCTACCGGGTCACCTCCGGATCCTGACCATCGGCCCCGGTGCCGTCGTCGGCGGCTCGCCTGCCCCGGTGCCGTAGGGCTGCGCGTCGCACCGAGCTGTCCCTGCCGCCCGATGGCATCGCAGCCGACAAAGACGAGCGCCCCCGGCATGAGCCGGGGGCGTGTCGTGGTCTCCTACCTGGGGCGGTCAGCCCTGGGGTGCGCTCATCGTGAGGTCGGTGATGGTGATTTCCTTCTTCGGGTGTCCACCGCCGGCCTGCTGCGCATAGGCCTCGTCGTCGCCGGCCGCCGCCACCTCCTTGACGATGTCCAGCCCACCGGTGATCGTGCCGAGGACGGTGTAGTTCGGGTCGAGCGGCGAGTCGCCGTAGACGATGAAGAACTGGCTGCCGGTGCTCCCCGGTGCGCCGGAGTTGGCCATCGCGATAACGCCCTCCGGGTACGGGGGCCGCTTGTCCGTGGGCAGGTTCTCCTCGGCCAGCCGGTAGCTCGGCCCGCCGGTGCCGTCGGTTTCCCGCCAACCATCGCCGGTCGCGCTCGGGTCACCGCACTGGAGCACCTTGATTCCCTCGGTGACGAGGCGGTGGCACTTCGTGTTGTCGAAGAAGTTCTGCTCGGCGAGGTGGGTGAAGCTGGCGCTGGTGCACGGCGTCTGGGACCGGTCGACCTTGGCCGTGATCTGCCCGAGGTTCGTGTCGATTGTGAGGGTCTGGGTCCCGGTGTTCGGCTGTTGGTCGCTCGGCAGGCCGACGTCCTTGATCTGTGGGATCCGCTGGTCGGCGGGGATCTCGGTGAAGGCGCACTCGGCGGCGCCGGCGGTGGTGGTCGAGTCGGTCGACGAGTCGTCGCCGAGGCTCGACACCAGCCAGACGGTGCCGGCGACCACCAGGAGGAGCGCCGCGCTCGCCCCGACGATCGCCTGGGTCTGTCGACGCCGACGAGCCTGGGCGGTCCGCTCGGCCATCTCCTTCTCGAGCCGAGCGCGAGCCGCCGCGCGTTGCCGCTCTCCGCTGGACATCACGCCTGGATCCTCCTGCGTTATGTGTTCGGGTGGGATCGGTCAGCCGGCGCTCGAGTCGGCTGCCGGGGCGGCCGACGTGGTGGCGGCCGGTGTCGCCGCCGGCTCGGTGACCGTAAGGCTCTGGATGACCACGTCGTCGTCCTTCGGCTTGACCTTCGCTCCGCCCTGATTCTCCACGGTTGGTAGCGCGCCGATCTTCTCGACCGTATCCAGGCCAGCGGTGACGCGGCCAATGACCGTGTACGCCGGGTCGGCGGTCGTGAAGTCCCTGAAGAAGATCAGGAACTGACTTCCGTTGGCGCCGGGCACGTTACCGACCATCGCGACCGTGCCCTTCGGGTAGGTCGCGGGCTGGTCGGGCGCCGGGCTCGCTGACGCCTCCGCGGGGGTGGGAACGTTCTCGTCATAGAAGGAGTAGGCGGGTCCGCCCAGCCCGGTGCCGCTCGGGTCGCCGCAGCGCACCGCGCCCTCGGTGGTGATTTCGTGGCACTTCGTGTTGTCGTAGAAGGAGTTCGCCGCCAGGTGGGAGATGCTCGCGACGGCGCACGGTGTGGCGGCGGTGTCCAGCTCGGCGGTGACCGGGGCGCCCTGGTTCGTGACGACCGTCATCGTCCGGACTCCCTCGGTCGGCAGCCCGGTGGTGGCCGGTGTGCCGACGTCCTTCAGGTTGGTGTTGGCGCTGGCGTCCTCCGGGGTCCAGAGGCAGATCTCCTCGGCCGCGGTGCTCTCGACCGGGTCCTGATCGAAGGCGCCCAGCGCCCAGGCGGAGCCGGCCACGACCAGGGCGAGGACGACTGCGACACCCACCCCGGCCTGGACCTGCCGTCGGCGGCGGGCCCGAGCGGCCCGTCGGGCCATCTGCCGGTCGAGTTTTGCCCGCGCCAGTTTGCGCTGCCGATCCCTGCTGGAGGCCACCCGCGCTCCCCTTCCTCTACCCTGGTTCCGTGACGGGCGGCCCGACCGTTGGTCAGGTGTGCCATGCCACACGCCCGCCAGAGTGTACGGCCAGCGGCTGGGATTGTCGTGTACGAGGTGGGGCGGTGGTGACTCGCGGACGTTGCCGCACCCACGACCGGGCCGCACCGTGCGAGATCGGGTGCGTTGGCGACTAGGCTCAGCAGACGACCTGACACCTCGAGGGAGGGAGTAGCCGTGCTCGTGGCCGGATTTCCCGCGGATGCCTTCGGCACCAACTGCTATGTGGTCGCGACGGCGCCGGGGGAGCAGTGTGTGGTGGTCGATCCCGGTATCGGGGTACTCGACCGACTTGACGCCCTGCTGGCCGAGCATCGCCTGCATCCGGCCGCTGTCCTGCTGACCCACGGCCACCTCGACCACACCTTCTCCGTCGCGCCGGTCTGCGGTGCGCGCGGCGTCACCGCGTACGTCCACCCGGCCGACCGGGAACTCCTCGCGGATCCGGCGAAAGGCCTCTCGGTCGACCTGGCCGGGCTCTTCGGCGGTCGTCTGCCGTACACCGAGCCGGAGGACGTCGCCGAACTGACCGACGGCGCCACGCTCGAGCTGGCTGGCTTGGAACTCACCGTTGACCACGCGCCGGGCCATACCGGCGGGTCGGTGCTCTTCCGGATGCCCGGCGCGGGCTCCCGCTGGGAGGCAGACGAGATCTGCCTCTCCGGTGACGTGCTCTTCGCCGGCTCGATCGGCCGCACCGACCTGCCGGGCGGCAGCCATTCGACGATGCTTGCCAGCCTGCGGAGTAAGATCCTTCCGCTGGCGGATGACACGGTCGTGCTGCCCGGCCACGGTCCCGCCACGACCATCGGCCGGGAACGCGCCGCCAACCCGTATCTCCTTGAGGTGGCGGGCGAGCAGGCGCGACCGGCGGCCCCCGCCCGCGGCCTGTAGCCGCCGCACCATACTTCCCCGCGCGGACCGCGCGGGTTCGCGAACGGAGCACCATGAGTAAGCCCACGCCGATCTCCGGCTTTCCGGAGTGGACGCCCGCCCAGCGGATGATCGAACAGTACGTTCTGGACCGGATCCGGGGCACCTTCGAGCGGTACGGGTTCGCCCCGCTGGAGACCCGCGCGGTCGAGCCGCTCGACCAGCTGTTGCGGAAGGGGGAGACCTCCAAGGAGGTCTACCTGCTCCGGCGGCTGCAGGCCGACCCCGATGGACCAACCGGCGACGACGCGCTCGGCCTGCACTTCGACCTGACCGTGCCGTTCGCCCGGTACGTGCTGGAGAACGCGGGCAAGCTTCAGTTCCCGTTCCGCCGCTACCAGATCCAGAAGGTGTGGCGGGGCGAGCGACCGCAGGAGGGTCGCTACCGGGAGTTCCTGCAGGCGGACATCGACATCGTCGACCGGGACACGCTGGCGCCGCACCACGAGGCCGAGATGCCGTTGGTGATCGGGGACGCGCTGCGGTCGCTGCCGATTCCGCCGGTGCGGATCCAGGTCAACAACCGCAAGATCTGCGAGGGCTTCTACCGGGGAGTGGGGCTCACCGACCCGGAGGCGGCGCTGCGCGCGGTCGACAAGATTGACAAGATCGGCCCGGCCCGGGTGGCGGACCTCCTGGCCGCCACGGCCGGGGCGACCGAGGCGCAGGCGAAGGCCGTGCTGGCGCTGGCGGAGATCTCGGCGCCGGATGCGTCGTTCGCCGACGCGGTGAATGCGCTCGGGGTCAGTCACCCGCTGCTCGACGAGGGCCTCGCGGAGTTGGTCCAGGTGATGCAGACCGCCGCCGAGCACGCTCCCGGCCTCTGCGTCGCCGACCTGCGGATCGCCCGCGGCCTGGACTACTACACCGGGACCGTCTACGAGACGCAGCTGGTCGGGTACGAGCGGTTCGGCTCGATCTGCTCCGGCGGCCGGTACGACAGCCTGGCCAGCGCCGGTGCCGTCGCGTTCCCCGGGGTGGGCATCTCGATCGGCGTGACCCGGCTGCTCGGCCTGCTCTTCGGTGCCGGGGCGTTGACCATCTCCCGCCCGGTCCCCACCTGCGTGGTGGTGGCGGTGACCAGCGAGGCGCAGCGGGCGGTGAGTAACCGGGTCGCCGAGGCGCTGCGGGCCCGGGGCATCTGCACCGAGGTCGCGCCGAGCGCGGCGAAGTTCGGCAAGCAGATTCGCTACGCCGAGCGCCGGGGCATCCCATACGTGTGGTTCCCGGGCACGGACGAGGGCGAGGGCGAGGTCAAGGACATCCGTACCGGTGCGCAGGTGTCGGCGCGGGCCGAGGTGTGGCAGCCGCCGACGGCGGACCTGCGGCCGGTGGTGAGCTGAGCTGAGGCGACCACCGACCCGCCTTCGGCTGGTGCCGGTGTTGGTCGGCAGGAAACCGCTGTTCCGGGGCGCGCCTGGGATGTTACTGGCGCGGATCGGCGATCAGACCTACGGTGGCGTAAGTTACGCCACCGTAGGGAGACCCGCATGACCGTCCTCAGCCAGACCGCCCTTCTGCACGAGCTGGAAGTCGTCGTGGAGAAGAACCTCGACCGGCACCTGTCGATCGCGAAGGAGTGGTTTCCGCACGAGTACGTGCCGTGGAGCGAGGGGCGGACGTTCGACGGCCCGCTCGGTGGCCAGGCGTGGACGCAGGCCGACTCGTCGCTGCCCGAGATCGCTCGTACCGCGTTGATCGTCAACCTGCTCACCGAGGACAACCTGCCCTCGTACCACCACCAGATCGCCACCCTCTTCGGCCGGGACGGGGCGTGGGGGACCTGGGTGCACCGGTGGACGGCCGAGGAGGCGCGGCACGGCATCGCGATCCGTGACTACCTGACGGTGACCCGGGCGGTCGACCCGGTGGCCCTGGAACGGACCCGGATGACCCACATGTCGGCCGGCTACCGCAACGCGCACGACGAGGAGATGCTGCACTCGCTCGCGTACGTGTCGTTCCAGGAGTTGGCCACCCGGATCGCGCACCGGAACACCGGCCGCGCCACCGGCGATCCGTTGTGCGAGGCGTTGCTGGCGCGAATCGCCACCGACGAGAACCTGCACATGCTGTTCTACCGAAACCTGCTCGGCGCCTCCTTCGAGCTGGCCCCCAGCCAGACGATGCGGGCGGTGGCCGACGTGCTGGCCGAGTTCCAGATGCCGGGCAACGGCATCGAGGGGTTCGCCCGGAAGTCCGTCGCGATCGCCCTGGCCGGCATCTACGACCTGCGCCAGCACCGGGACGAGGTGGTAATGCCGGTGCTGCGGCAGTGGGACATCTTCGAGGTGTCGGGTCTGAACGCGGACGGCGAGGCGGCCCGGGAGCAGATCGCGGCCCACCTCGACGGCCTGGAGCTCGCCGCGTCCCGATTCGAGGAGAAGCGTGACGCCCGCCGCGCCCGGAAGGCCGCCCGGAGCTGACGGCCGGGGCGCGGCACCGCCGTCCAGCCGACGGCGACGGGCGGCACCATGCCGGTGGGCCTCGCGCGCGGCGGTGCCCTCCTTCCGCGTACCCGACAAACGGCGGTGCGGTAGCCCTGACAGAATGCCGGTGCAGAGACACTCTGCTCCGGGGCAGAATGCCGGTGCAGAGACATCGTGCCCCGGAAAAGGCTGGAAATGAGGATGCGGCCCCGGGGCGGCCCGGAGAGGATGCCGGGCAGATCCATTCCGCAGACAAGGGAGACGCACGTCGTGATCCGTACCCATGACGCCGGAAGCCTGCGCGCGACGGACGCCGGCAGCACGGTGACGCTCGCCGGCTGGGTGGCCCGCCGGCGCGACCACGGCGGTGTCATCTTTGTCGACCTGCGTGACGGCTCCGGGGTGGCCCAGGTCGTCCTCCGCGAGGAGGACGCCCACGTGCTGCGCAACGAGTACTGCGTCCGGGTCACCGGCGAGGTGACCCGTCGGCCCGAGGGGAACGAGAACCCGGAACTCGCCACCGGCGAGGTCGAGGTGACGGCGGAGGAGTTGGAGGTGCTGTCCGAGGCGGCGCCCCTGCCGCTGCCGGTGGACGACCAGATCGAGGCCGGAGACGACGTCCGACTGCGCTACCGGTACCTGGACCTGCGCCGTAGTGGCCCGGCCAGCGCCCTGCGCCTGCGGTCTGCGGCCAACCAGATCGCGCGTACGGTGCTGCACGAGCGGGACTTCCTGGAGATCGAGACCCCGACGTTGACCCGCTCCACGCCGGAGGGGGCACGCGACTTCCTGGTGCCGGTCCGGTTGCAGCCCGGCACCTGGTACGCGCTGCCCCAGTCGCCGCAGTTGTTCAAGCAGCTGCTGATGGTGGGCGGGATGGAGCGGTACTACCAGATCGCCCGCTGCTACCGGGACGAGGACTTCCGCGCCGACCGGCAGCCGGAGTTCACCCAGCTGGACATCGAGATGTCCTTCGTCACCGAAGACGACGTGATTGACCTCGGCGAGGCGATCGTGTCCCGGCTGTGGCGGGAACTGGCCGGCCACCAGATCACCCGGCCGATCCCGCGGATCACCTGGCACGAGGCCATGGCCCGGTACGGCTCGGACAAGCCAGACCTGCGCTACGGCGTGGAGTTGACCGAGCTGACCGACTACCTGCGCGGCACCCGGTTCCGGGTCTTCGCCGGCGCGATCGAGGCGGGTGGCTACGTTGGTGCGGTCGTGATGCCCGGCGGTGCGGCGCAGTCCCGTAAGGAGTTGGACGGCTGGCAGGACTGGGCCAAGGCGCGGGGTGCGAAGGGCCTGGCGTACGTGGTGCTCGACGCCGAGACGGGCGAGGCGCGGGGTCCGGTCGCCAAGAACCTCTCCACGGAGCACCTGGCGGGCCTGGCCGACGTGGTTGGCGCGAAGCCCGGCGACGCGATCTTCTTCGCTGCCGGTGCGGAGAGCCGGGCGGCCCAGGAATTGCTCGGCGCGGCCCGGGTGGAGATCGCCCGCCGGGCCAACCTGGTTGACGAGAGCGCCTGGGCGTTCTGCTGGGTGGTTGACGCGCCGATGTTCGAGCGGGTCACCGACCGCGAGGAGGCTGGAGCGGGCGGCTGGACCGCGGTGCATCATCCGTTCACCGCACCGAACGCCGAGTGGATGGACCGCTTCGAGGAGGCACCGGACCGGGCGCTCGCGTACGCGTACGACATCGTCTGCAACGGCAACGAGATCGGCGGCGGCTCGATCCGTATCCACCGCGGCGACGTGCAGCAGCGGGTCTTCGACCTGCTCGGCATCACGCCCGAGCAGGCGCGGGACAAGTTCGGCTTCCTGCTGGAGGCGTTCAAGTACGGCCCGCCGCCGCACGGCGGTATCGCCTTCGGCTGGGACCGGGTCTGCATGCTGCTCGCCGGCGCCGACTCGATTCGTGAGGTCATCGCCTTCCCGAAGACCCGCGGCGGGTTCGACCCGCTGACTGCCGCGCCGACCCCGATCACCGCCGCGCAGCGCCTGGAGGCGGGCGTGGACGCCCGGCCCAAGCCCGAGGCGCGGGCGCAGGCCGGCACCGCCGGCCCGGCTGCTCCGGTGGCCGACCCCACCTGATCGCCTCGTTGGTCATACCAGTGGCGGCCCGGCTTTGCCGGGCCGCCACTGTCGTGTTCGGCGCCCGGTGTTGGGCTGAGCGGTGCGGGGCAGTCGAACCCGAAGAACTTGCAAAATTTCTGTGCACAACAGTTGTGCACAGAAGTCATGCAAAGATAGTGTGCAAGCATGACTGATGACCGGGAACGGGCCGGGCCCACTCCGCGTGCGGTGCACATCGACCACCGCCAGGTGCGGGTGCTGGCTCACCCACTGCGGATCCGGCTCCTCGGGGCGCTGCGGGTGCAGGGCCCGTCGACCGCCACCACGCTGGCCGAACTGCTCGACACCAACACCGGTGCCACCAGCTATCACCTGCGTCAGCTCGCCGACGTGGGGCTGGTCGCCGAGGACCCCGACCGGGGCACCGGCCGGCAGCGCTGGTGGCGGGCCGCGCACGAGCTCACCGACTTCGACCCCACCGACTTCGACGACGACCCGGATGCCCGCGCCGCCATGGAGTGGATCCAGGGTCACCAGGTGCGCCTGTTGGCCGAGCAGGCGCAGCGGTGGTTCGCGGCGCAGAGCCAGTGGTCGTCGGAGTGGCGGGACGCCTTCGGGATGGGCGACGCCTTCCTGACCCTCCCGGCAGACCGGCTGAAGGCGCTCAACGACGAGCTCTGGCAGGTCCTGGAGCGGTACCGCGAAGCGGCCGACCCGGCTGAGCCTGGTGCCGAGCAGGTTCAGGTCTACCTCGGCGCCTACCCGTTGCCGAAGGAGGCGTGATGGCTACCCTCTCGGTCCATCAGGTCCGCCACCGCTATCTCATCCTGCTCGGCCTGCGCTGGCTGCCGGTCGGCCTGCTGGTTCCGGTCTTCGTCCTGCTGATGCAGGAGCGGGGCCTCACCCTTGCCGAGATCGGCATGGCGTTCGCGGCCCAGGGTGTCCTCGTCCTCGCGCTCGAGTTGCCGACCGCCGGGCTCGCCGACGCCGTGGGACGCCGGCCGGTGCTGGTGCTCGCCGCGGTGGTCAACCTCGCCTCCGTGGCGCTCTTCGTCGTGGCCGACTCGTTCGCCCTACTGGTGGCGGTGTGGGCGTTGCAGGGGGTCTATCGGGCGCTGGACAGCGGCCCGCTCGAGTCCTGGTTCGTGGACAGCACCCTCGCCGCCGACCCTGAGGCCGAGTACG comes from Salinispora tropica CNB-440 and encodes:
- the secF gene encoding protein translocase subunit SecF — protein: MAGAGLASRLYRGEAGLDIVGRRRVWFSVAGALALISVLSFAFLRFDLGIEFAGGNSIQVPASVGTLEQAEEAVDAALAAEGGGAEVVTAQKVGGTGDDFYEMRTSQLSAEQANAVKAAVAQEFGLPVSDVGGEQVSQAWGSQVTERAVLGLVIFLVLVMVYLVLRFEWRMAVGAVSSLLMNLVLSAGIYSLVGFEVTPSTVIGFLTILGFALYDVVVVFDKVQENTRGITANNNQTYGEAANLAINQSLMRSLNTSIVALLPVGGLLFIGAGFFGAGTLKDLGLVLFVGMAVAFFSSITLATPLLVLLKNREPRIQAHNKRVLTRRAALERGEGSAKNAPQPTESADEEIDPEATALAGAAPKVGARPAGKRPTGARGGRSAGGGNRPGGKRR
- a CDS encoding adenine phosphoribosyltransferase, which gives rise to MTETHTTGVRGDSGRETAELVASRVLDVPDFPKPGVMFKDLMPLFSDGDAFREVIDDIVRYHGRDSFDTVVGIEARGFVVAAAIAYAAGVGVVPVRKAGKLPRVAYSASYALEYGEATLEVHQDAFTAGHRVLVVDDVLATGGTAEATLDLVERAGGTVAGFTVLLELGFLGGRERLTPRPVHALLTV
- a CDS encoding RelA/SpoT family protein → MEGTVHPTGDGSVTDRGGGSRSEVGPGGDAGVTDASRTSPDAGSEGAVVPKRGDLSPETALSGGFALSSAPTGRRVRARLARFNAPWQSSQVSEVLEPLISSHRENHPKADARLLQRAFDTAARWHSGQYRKSGDPYITHPLAVATILANLGMDTTTLVAALLHDTIEDTEYTLDQMRADFGGEVALLVDGVTKLDKVKLGDAAKAETIRKMVVAMAKDPRVLVIKLADRLHNMRTLIFLPRPKQEQKAKETLEILAPLAHRLGMNTIKWELEDLAFGTLFPKRFEEINRLIGEHQPQREALLRQVTRKVGTDLKSAKIRAEVTGRPKHLYSIYQKMIVRGRDFNDIYDLVGVRILVDTVRDCYAALGVIHANWQPVPGRFKDYIAMPKFNMYQSLHTTVIGPTGKPVEMQIRTYAMHRTAEFGIAAHWKYKEHKGTQIVGPPAHIDEMTWLRQLLDWQREAADPSEFLDALRFDLSSQEVYVFTPKGDVFPLPTGSTPVDFAYAVHTEVGHKCIGARVNGKLVPLESTLSNGDVIEIFTSKSETAGPTQDWLGFVKSPRARTKIRQYFNKERREEAIEAGKDAIVKAMRKQGMPLQRMLSSDNLMAIARDLHLADVASLYAAVGDSHVSAQSVVQKLMASYGGEEGAVEDIAETAVATRPPRSRASSNDPGVVVRGVSDVWIKLARCCTPVPPDTVFGFVTRSGGVSVHRDDCANAEDLKAQGERVVEVGWKLTSASTFLVAIQVEALDRHKLLTDVTLVLSDERVNILSATVTTTRDRVAVSRFSFEMADPKHLGHLLAAVRKVDGVFDAYRVTSGS
- a CDS encoding peptidylprolyl isomerase, giving the protein MSSGERQRAAARARLEKEMAERTAQARRRRQTQAIVGASAALLLVVAGTVWLVSSLGDDSSTDSTTTAGAAECAFTEIPADQRIPQIKDVGLPSDQQPNTGTQTLTIDTNLGQITAKVDRSQTPCTSASFTHLAEQNFFDNTKCHRLVTEGIKVLQCGDPSATGDGWRETDGTGGPSYRLAEENLPTDKRPPYPEGVIAMANSGAPGSTGSQFFIVYGDSPLDPNYTVLGTITGGLDIVKEVAAAGDDEAYAQQAGGGHPKKEITITDLTMSAPQG
- a CDS encoding peptidylprolyl isomerase, with the translated sequence MASSRDRQRKLARAKLDRQMARRAARARRRRQVQAGVGVAVVLALVVAGSAWALGAFDQDPVESTAAEEICLWTPEDASANTNLKDVGTPATTGLPTEGVRTMTVVTNQGAPVTAELDTAATPCAVASISHLAANSFYDNTKCHEITTEGAVRCGDPSGTGLGGPAYSFYDENVPTPAEASASPAPDQPATYPKGTVAMVGNVPGANGSQFLIFFRDFTTADPAYTVIGRVTAGLDTVEKIGALPTVENQGGAKVKPKDDDVVIQSLTVTEPAATPAATTSAAPAADSSAG
- a CDS encoding MBL fold metallo-hydrolase translates to MLVAGFPADAFGTNCYVVATAPGEQCVVVDPGIGVLDRLDALLAEHRLHPAAVLLTHGHLDHTFSVAPVCGARGVTAYVHPADRELLADPAKGLSVDLAGLFGGRLPYTEPEDVAELTDGATLELAGLELTVDHAPGHTGGSVLFRMPGAGSRWEADEICLSGDVLFAGSIGRTDLPGGSHSTMLASLRSKILPLADDTVVLPGHGPATTIGRERAANPYLLEVAGEQARPAAPARGL
- the hisS gene encoding histidine--tRNA ligase, which produces MSKPTPISGFPEWTPAQRMIEQYVLDRIRGTFERYGFAPLETRAVEPLDQLLRKGETSKEVYLLRRLQADPDGPTGDDALGLHFDLTVPFARYVLENAGKLQFPFRRYQIQKVWRGERPQEGRYREFLQADIDIVDRDTLAPHHEAEMPLVIGDALRSLPIPPVRIQVNNRKICEGFYRGVGLTDPEAALRAVDKIDKIGPARVADLLAATAGATEAQAKAVLALAEISAPDASFADAVNALGVSHPLLDEGLAELVQVMQTAAEHAPGLCVADLRIARGLDYYTGTVYETQLVGYERFGSICSGGRYDSLASAGAVAFPGVGISIGVTRLLGLLFGAGALTISRPVPTCVVVAVTSEAQRAVSNRVAEALRARGICTEVAPSAAKFGKQIRYAERRGIPYVWFPGTDEGEGEVKDIRTGAQVSARAEVWQPPTADLRPVVS